One Drosophila virilis strain 15010-1051.87 chromosome 5, Dvir_AGI_RSII-ME, whole genome shotgun sequence DNA window includes the following coding sequences:
- the LOC6626727 gene encoding facilitated trehalose transporter Tret1, whose product MGWVKQWLAGLSACFSGFLLGAYIGWSGPMEKPILNGEAYSFSPSIEDWSWACAMFTLGAACMCIPTGILVRAFGRKLIMMIMLIPGLLGWGLIIEARHTAMLYAGRFILGVCAGGYCVVTPMYTTEIAEVKVRGIMGCFFQLMLVHGILFSFIVGALLKPLPVNIVIGTLPIIWFIFIIWLPESPVYLVQVGKPERAMKVLKSLRKTDADISSEMAAFEAGSKKEIMVKDAMVRKTTLRGLIIAVLLMMLQQFTGINGIVFYVTGIFEKAGTGLSPSTCTIITGCVQLAMTFVATLIIDRVGRKVLLLISAFLMLIANLTMGFYFKYLTDKNIGWLSILAIAVFFIGFALGFGPICWLVMAELFAEDVKPICASIVGTSGWLFAFVVAKVFPILVKEFGSAVAFWVFAFFSIVACVFIIFFVPETKGKTLDEIQGLLS is encoded by the coding sequence ATGGGCTGGGTAAAGCAATGGTTGGCGGGTCTGTCGGCCTGCTTTAGCGGGTTTCTTTTGGGCGCATACATTGGATGGTCGGGACCGATGGAAAAACCGATTCTTAACGGTGAAGCATACAGTTTTTCGCCGAGCATCGAGGATTGGAGTTGGGCCTGTGCGATGTTTACACTAGGTGCCGCCTGCATGTGCATACCCACGGGCATACTGGTTCGCGCATTTGGCAGGAAGCTGATCATGATGATCATGTTGATTCCAGGTCTACTTGGCTGGGGTCTGATCATTGAGGCACGGCACACGGCCATGCTGTACGCCGGACGCTTCATACTTGGTGTCTGCGCCGGTGGCTATTGCGTGGTTACGCCCATGTACACCACGGAGATTGCCGAAGTGAAAGTGCGCGGAATTATGGGCTGCTTCTTTCAGCTGATGCTCGTGCATGGCATTCTCTTTTCTTTCATTGTTGGCGCACTTCTCAAACCGCTGCCTGTCAACATTGTGATCGGCACACTGCCCATTATATGGTTTATATTCATCATTTGGTTGCCCGAATCGCCGGTGTATCTGGTGCAGGTGGGCAAGCCCGAACGAGCAATGAAGGTTTTGAAAAGCCTCCGTAAAACCGATGCTGACATAAGCAGCGAAATGGCCGCGTTCGAGGCGGGAAGCAAAAAGGAGATCATGGTCAAGGACGCGATGGTACGTAAGACCACCCTACGAGGACTGATCATAGCagtgctgctgatgatgctcCAACAATTCACGGGCATCAATGGAATCGTATTTTATGTGACGGGCATATTTGAAAAAGCCGGCACCGGCCTGTCCCCGTCCACTTGCACCATTATAACGGGCTGTGTGCAACTTGCTATGACATTTGTTGCCACTTTAATTATTGATCGAGTGGGACGCAAAGTTTTGCTGCTAATCTCTGCATTCCTGATGCTAATTGCCAACCTTACAATGGGCttctattttaaatatttaacagatAAAAATATTGGCTGGCTGTCGATCCTGGCGATTGCTGTATTCTTCATTGGATTTGCTTTGGGCTTCGGGCCCATCTGCTGGCTAGTTATGGCCGAGCTCTTTGCGGAGGATGTGAAACCCATTTGTGCGTCCATTGTCGGCACCAGTGGCTggctatttgcatttgttgtggCAAAGGTGTTTCCCATATTGGTGAAAGAGTTCGGCTCGGCTGTAGCATTTTGGGTATTTGCTTTCTTCTCCATAGTGGCATGtgtattcattatattttttgtgccAGAGACAAAGGGCAAGACTTTGGACGAAATTCAAGGATTGCTATCAtag